The nucleotide sequence GCGGAGCCCGGTCCATCCCGCGACCAGCAGGATGTCCGAGAGTCGGGCGAGGTCGCGTGTTCGCTCTGCTGCTCGAATCAGACTGACGGAGTCCCTCGATGCGAGGTGGGCGGCATCGAGGACGAAGGTCTCTAGCTCGGTCTCGCTGAAGGGGTGCATCTCGGTGGCTACCTCACTTGCTTTGGGTACTCGGGTTGGTGTGACGGGGTTGTGCTGGACCATGCGTTCTCGGACTGCCCATGCGAAGAACGAAGACAGTGACGCCCGGTAGCGCTTGACCGACTTCTCGGCGAGGCCTCGGCGGCGGAGCGCGACCAGCGCGCGGGAGACCTCGCGTTCGGTCACACTGCCGATCTGCAGGGCTGACAGCGCGGGCGGTGTTAGGCGCGGGAGCGCGGCATCTGCGGTGTACGTCTTGGGGGCGACGGTCGCCTTGCGCTCATCGAGCCACATCGGCAAGGCCTTGCGGACGGTGATCTGTCCGGCGCGGCGGTCGAACCCACCCGCGAGCGCGGCACGCTCGCGGGTGAGCCAGTCGACAGCCTCGCGGCGGGTGTCGAACATCTTTGTGCCGATGTCGACCCGACCTTGCTTCAGTCGCGCTTGCCAGCGACCGTTCGTCATCTTCCGGACGTTCACGCGGCCACCTCCTCAAGCCAGGCGAGCACGTCGCTACGGCGATAGCGGGGCGAGTCAGGAGAGAGCCAGTAGACGCGAGGTCCCTTGCCGGTTGCCCGCCAGCGGCAGAGCGTCGACGGCGTCACCTTGAGCGCTTCGGCGACCTCGCGCGATGTCCAGAGGATCGGCAGCACATCGTTCGGGTCGTTGGCTGATCCCGCGACGGCCAGGTGATCGCGGCGGCTGATCTTGCTCATCAGTGGGCCTCCTTGGCGCTCGTGTTGTGGGTTGAGGTGGGGTGAGCCGTACCAGCCGTACCAGCCGTACCAACGGCGTGTTTCGGCTGGTCAGGTGCGGATTTTGGGTGGTACGGCTTTGGTACGGCTGGTACGGCTTGGGATTTCTGGTACGGCTTTGGTACGGCTCGATTTCCCAAGCCGTACCACTCGGAATCGTGGCCTGACCTCGGAAAACAGGGTCTTGGTACGGCTGGTACGGCTGGTACGGCTTGGGGCCCTCGACGTGTCGCCGGTCGGGTGGGGTGGGTGGTCATCGACGGGCCTCCGGGTCGCAGGTCGGGTGTGTGCGGGTGCCGTCGTCGATCGCGAGAGGTTGGCGGCAGATGAGGCAGGTTGGGGCGGGTGCGCAGTAGCGGGCCCAGGCGTCGGCGAACGCGGCACGCTGGTAGCCCTTGGCTTGTCCGGTGTCGAACCGGATCGTGTCGGATCGGATGTCGAAGTCGCGCAGCAGGAAACCGAGTTTCATCGCGGTCAGACCTTGCAGCGGGTTGGAGTAGGTCGCCCACGGTGCCTCGGGGTCGTCCTTGAGCCGGTCGAGCAGGACCGAGGTGGGCAGCGCTTCGGCGTCACCGAACGCGGTACGGCAGTCGGTCAGCAGTCGGGTTTGCAGGGTGGTCTGTGCGTTGGCGTCGCGGGTCTCGGTGAGGGTGACGCAGGCTTCGCGGCCGATCTCGGGCCAGTCGCCTC is from Nocardioides panzhihuensis and encodes:
- a CDS encoding site-specific integrase, giving the protein MNVRKMTNGRWQARLKQGRVDIGTKMFDTRREAVDWLTRERAALAGGFDRRAGQITVRKALPMWLDERKATVAPKTYTADAALPRLTPPALSALQIGSVTEREVSRALVALRRRGLAEKSVKRYRASLSSFFAWAVRERMVQHNPVTPTRVPKASEVATEMHPFSETELETFVLDAAHLASRDSVSLIRAAERTRDLARLSDILLVAGWTGLRWSELREVRVSDVVFDPMPGIYVRRAAPEGGEAKTTKSGKSRFVPLADRILPTVKDLIAGRTTRDLVFVTATGHRLHASAVKRAVDWELISHGRRIHDLRHTAACLWLAKGVPATTVQAWMGHASIATTNIYLHHLGTVADEAGLARLNGSGGIRGESAE
- a CDS encoding helix-turn-helix transcriptional regulator — its product is MSKISRRDHLAVAGSANDPNDVLPILWTSREVAEALKVTPSTLCRWRATGKGPRVYWLSPDSPRYRRSDVLAWLEEVAA
- a CDS encoding DUF3631 domain-containing protein, which encodes MAALAGIGAMPDTIEDRAVVIRMRRRAPGESVAPYRTRRDGPALDNLRKRLNQWVVAHHDHLGTATPDMPVEDRAADTWEPLLAIADLAGGDWPEIGREACVTLTETRDANAQTTLQTRLLTDCRTAFGDAEALPTSVLLDRLKDDPEAPWATYSNPLQGLTAMKLGFLLRDFDIRSDTIRFDTGQAKGYQRAAFADAWARYCAPAPTCLICRQPLAIDDGTRTHPTCDPEARR